One region of Rana temporaria chromosome 9, aRanTem1.1, whole genome shotgun sequence genomic DNA includes:
- the LOC120914599 gene encoding histidine-rich glycoprotein-like — MDQHPSAAVHYKHQQHPSAAVHYKHQQHPSAAVHYKHQQHPSAAVHYKHQQHPSAAVHYKHQQHPSAAVHYKPQQHPSAAVHYKHQQHPSAAVHYKHQQHPSAAVHYKHQQHPSAVVHYKHQQHPFAAVHYKHQQHPFAAVHYKHQQHPSAAVHYKHQQHPSAEVHYKPQQHPSAAVHYKHQQHPSAAVHYKPQQHPSAAVHYKHQQHPSAVVHYKHQQHPFAAVHYKHQQHPSAAVHYKHQQHPFAAVHYKHQQHPSAEVHYKPQQPSSAAVHYKHQQHPSAAVHYKHQQHPFAAVNYKHQIKSTFICSVGTPDLLSAPSLALGLFKLDLLVRL, encoded by the exons caacatccatctgcagcggtgCACTACAAACACCAGcaacatccatctgcagcggtgCACTACAAACACCAGcaacatccatctgcagcggtgCACTACAAACACCAGcaacatccatctgcagcggtgCACTACAAACACCAGcaacatccatctgcagcggtgCACTACAAACACCAGcaacatccatctgcagcggtgCACTACAAACCCCAGcaacatccatctgcagcggtgCACTACAAACACCAGcaacatccatctgcagcggtgCACTACAAACACCAGcaacatccatctgcagcggtgCACTACAAACACCAGCAACATCCATCTGCAGTGGTGCACTACAAACACCAGCAACATCCATTTGCAGCGGTGCACTACAAACACCAGCAACATCCATTTGCAGCGGTGCACTACAAACACCAGcaacatccatctgcagcggtgCACTACAAACACCAGCAACATCCATCTGCAGAGGTGCACTACAAACCCCAGcaacatccatctgcagcggtgCACTACAAACACCAGcaacatccatctgcagcggtgCACTACAAACCCCAGcaacatccatctgcagcggtgCACTACAAACACCAGCAACATCCATCTGCAGTGGTGCACTACAAACACCAGCAACATCCATTTGCAGCGGTGCACTACAAACACCAGcaacatccatctgcagcggtgCACTACAAACACCAGCAACATCCATTTGCAGCGGTGCACTACAAACACCAGCAACATCCATCTGCAGAGGTGCACTACAAACCCCAGCaaccttcatctgcagcggtgcACTACAAACACCAGcaacatccatctgcagcggtgCACTACAAACACCAGCAACATCCAtttgcagcggtgaactacaaacaTCAGATAAAGtccaccttcatctgcagcg TTGGCACACCTGACCTGTTATCTGCTCCTAGCCTGGCACTTGGCCTCTTTAAATTGGACCTTTTAGTAAGGTTGTAA